The Flavobacterium faecale genome has a segment encoding these proteins:
- a CDS encoding DNA topoisomerase IV: MTKYILISSVLLLLSCKEPERNCADFKTGKFKFETKIDGVLKTTVFERTDKIEIETYEGKTDTASVRWVNDCEYILKKLHPKNMAEEKSISMRILSTTKDSYTFEYGIVGMPDKQKGTAFRL; encoded by the coding sequence ATGACGAAATATATTTTAATAAGCAGCGTACTCCTATTGCTGTCATGTAAGGAACCCGAACGTAACTGTGCCGACTTTAAAACGGGGAAATTTAAGTTTGAAACTAAGATTGATGGTGTACTGAAAACTACTGTTTTTGAACGTACAGACAAAATTGAAATTGAAACCTATGAGGGGAAAACGGATACTGCCTCTGTACGATGGGTGAATGATTGTGAGTATATTTTGAAAAAATTGCACCCGAAGAATATGGCCGAAGAAAAATCGATCAGCATGCGTATTTTGTCAACAACCAAAGACAGTTACACTTTTGAATACGGTATTGTTGGAATGCCAGATAAACAAAAAGGGACTGCTTTTAGATTATAA
- a CDS encoding DUF1572 family protein, translated as MDPTTVYLESSIKQFLYYKTIGEKAMKQLQPEQLFIQTNADCNSIATMVKHLSGNMRSRWTNLLTNDGEKEWRNRDAEFENHPATVEEVFACWNNGWNCLFDTLQSLQTSDLMSIVYIRNEGHTVLEAINRQLAHYPYHVGQIIFCAKELKNSPWESLSIPRNNSKNYNTDKFAKAKEIKNFTEEEIKRLNNK; from the coding sequence ATGGATCCTACTACAGTCTACCTCGAATCTAGCATCAAGCAATTTTTGTATTATAAAACAATTGGTGAAAAAGCAATGAAACAATTGCAACCAGAACAATTGTTTATACAAACTAATGCCGACTGCAATAGTATTGCAACGATGGTTAAGCATTTGTCTGGAAATATGCGCTCTCGTTGGACCAATCTGCTAACTAATGACGGTGAGAAGGAATGGAGAAATCGAGATGCTGAATTCGAAAACCATCCCGCAACCGTTGAAGAAGTCTTTGCTTGTTGGAACAATGGTTGGAATTGTTTGTTTGACACACTACAATCATTACAAACCAGTGATTTAATGAGCATTGTTTATATTAGGAATGAAGGGCATACGGTGCTTGAAGCCATAAATAGGCAATTGGCGCATTACCCATATCATGTGGGGCAAATAATTTTTTGTGCCAAAGAATTGAAGAATTCACCTTGGGAAAGCCTCTCGATTCCGAGAAATAATTCTAAAAATTATAACACCGATAAATTTGCAAAAGCGAAAGAAATTAAGAACTTTACCGAGGAAGAAATAAAACGATTGAATAACAAATAA
- a CDS encoding TonB-dependent receptor, which produces MKLKQFILGVLLTLIMPLAMNAQTIKGVVQDENGQPMPFSNVMDKATSNGVTTDANGKFVIKVKALPATLIAKYVGYQNKTFTVATEAAAVVVNLAPNNSLDEVVVTGNRAKTRTVLSSAVPIDKIYAEDLKSSGQVTFDKMLAYKIPSFNSSTQAISDATAHFDPADLRGLGPSRTLVLVNGKRKNQSALVYVNDTPGKGEVGTDMKSIPFSAIERVEVLRDGASSQYGSDAIAGVVNIILKKQTNFTEVSMTSGITSQGDGFNFGADLNSGFKFADKGFVNFNVSYLDQNKTNRPGSPGKDDLFGVAADDPTWGEYLKNNPTLGMNIGQPDTKMGALVVNAEYPLSEKTTLYAFGDLNIRKGTSFALYRVPYWPGVSDPFNLLHAAGTTYNGFQPTFNTDVFDNLGSVGIKSTLLGFSSDFSVTAGSNKVDYTIANTLNPSLGANSPTEFNAGGYTFSQLVGNADFSRSFDKVTLGFGTELRREQYEARAGQEESYINGGAQSFPGLQPANALKKDRTNVGVYSTLDYDVSDAFLIGGSLRYENYSDFGDNFSYKVNSRYKVTKDITVRGSFSTGFRAPALHQIYLSNVQTLVSGNTISNQGTFNNVDPAVIGLGVPKLHAERSQNISTGITLRSGSHFSTSLDFYHIKVKDRVLFSGEVGFDADNSTTNPVEQILLANNVTSMKFFINAVNTVSRGADIVLSYKNLDLGAGKMTFNLSSNISKNEIQGQIATPAILKANGYDIFNRKEQGRILNARPNTKVLFGMNYDINKLSVIMNNTYFGSVNWQHATDPTKDQKFSGKVITDFGFSYKFTSTIAANVMVNNLFNVYPDEIDPKGDVVTNLGGRFKYPWEVSQFGINGTTFTAGLNFKF; this is translated from the coding sequence ATGAAACTGAAACAATTTATTTTAGGCGTATTATTGACGTTAATAATGCCTTTAGCAATGAATGCACAGACAATCAAGGGAGTTGTGCAAGATGAAAATGGTCAACCGATGCCTTTTTCCAATGTAATGGACAAAGCAACTTCAAATGGAGTAACCACAGATGCCAACGGGAAATTTGTAATTAAAGTAAAAGCATTACCTGCAACTTTGATCGCAAAATATGTAGGCTACCAAAATAAAACGTTTACCGTTGCTACAGAAGCTGCTGCAGTGGTAGTAAATTTAGCTCCTAACAATAGTCTTGACGAGGTTGTTGTAACAGGTAACAGAGCAAAAACACGTACTGTACTAAGTTCTGCTGTGCCGATTGACAAAATTTATGCTGAAGACCTAAAGTCTAGTGGACAAGTAACCTTTGATAAAATGTTGGCTTACAAAATCCCTTCGTTTAATTCAAGTACACAAGCAATCTCAGATGCGACTGCACATTTTGATCCGGCAGATTTACGTGGATTAGGACCAAGCCGTACCTTAGTATTGGTAAACGGAAAAAGAAAAAATCAAAGTGCTTTGGTGTATGTTAACGATACTCCTGGAAAAGGAGAGGTAGGAACAGATATGAAAAGTATTCCGTTCTCTGCTATTGAAAGAGTAGAGGTTTTGCGTGATGGTGCATCATCTCAATATGGTTCTGATGCCATTGCGGGTGTAGTAAACATCATCCTTAAAAAACAAACCAATTTTACAGAGGTTAGTATGACTTCTGGAATCACTTCGCAAGGAGATGGATTTAATTTTGGAGCTGATTTAAATTCAGGATTTAAATTTGCAGACAAAGGTTTTGTAAATTTCAACGTATCTTATTTAGATCAAAATAAAACAAATAGACCAGGATCGCCAGGTAAAGATGATTTGTTTGGTGTAGCTGCAGATGACCCAACTTGGGGAGAGTATTTGAAAAATAATCCAACATTAGGAATGAATATTGGGCAACCGGATACAAAAATGGGTGCTTTGGTTGTAAACGCAGAATATCCATTGTCTGAAAAAACAACTCTTTACGCTTTTGGAGATTTGAATATCAGAAAAGGAACTAGTTTTGCTTTGTACAGAGTTCCTTACTGGCCAGGTGTATCAGATCCTTTTAATTTATTGCATGCTGCTGGAACAACCTATAACGGTTTTCAACCAACATTTAATACTGACGTTTTTGATAACTTAGGAAGTGTTGGAATCAAATCTACATTACTTGGTTTTAGTTCTGATTTCAGTGTAACTGCTGGTTCTAATAAAGTCGATTATACTATTGCAAACACTTTGAATCCAAGCTTAGGTGCTAATAGCCCGACTGAATTTAATGCAGGTGGATATACTTTTAGCCAATTAGTGGGTAATGCTGATTTTTCGAGAAGTTTTGATAAAGTGACTTTGGGTTTTGGTACTGAATTAAGAAGAGAGCAATATGAAGCGCGTGCTGGACAAGAAGAATCATATATAAATGGTGGTGCACAATCGTTTCCTGGTTTACAGCCAGCAAACGCATTAAAGAAAGATAGAACTAACGTAGGGGTTTATTCTACTTTGGATTATGATGTTTCTGATGCTTTCTTAATTGGTGGATCATTACGTTATGAGAACTATTCTGATTTTGGTGATAATTTTTCATACAAAGTAAATTCTCGTTACAAAGTAACCAAAGATATTACTGTGAGAGGATCTTTCAGTACTGGTTTTAGAGCTCCTGCTTTACACCAAATTTATTTGAGTAATGTTCAAACATTGGTATCTGGAAATACAATTTCAAACCAAGGAACGTTTAACAACGTGGATCCTGCTGTAATAGGTCTTGGAGTGCCTAAACTACATGCAGAGAGATCACAAAATATTTCTACAGGTATTACATTAAGATCTGGTTCACACTTTTCAACCTCTCTTGATTTCTACCATATTAAAGTTAAAGATCGTGTGCTTTTCTCTGGAGAAGTTGGATTTGATGCCGACAATTCTACGACAAACCCTGTAGAGCAAATTTTATTAGCTAACAACGTTACTAGTATGAAATTCTTCATCAACGCAGTAAACACTGTATCAAGAGGTGCTGATATAGTATTAAGCTACAAAAATCTAGATTTAGGAGCTGGTAAAATGACTTTCAACTTGTCTAGCAATATTTCGAAAAATGAAATTCAAGGTCAAATTGCTACACCAGCAATCTTGAAAGCAAACGGATACGATATTTTTAATAGAAAAGAACAAGGAAGAATTTTGAATGCAAGACCAAATACAAAGGTATTATTTGGTATGAACTACGATATCAATAAATTGAGTGTTATCATGAACAACACTTATTTTGGAAGTGTAAACTGGCAACATGCTACTGACCCAACAAAAGATCAAAAATTCTCTGGAAAAGTAATTACCGATTTTGGTTTCTCTTATAAATTCACAAGTACAATTGCTGCTAACGTAATGGTGAACAATTTATTTAATGTTTATCCAGATGAAATCGATCCAAAAGGAGATGTTGTGACCAACTTAGGTGGTCGTTTCAAATACCCTTGGGAAGTAAGTCAATTTGGTATCAACGGTACTACATTTACAGCAGGATTGAACTTTAAATTCTAA
- a CDS encoding TerC family protein — protein sequence MEVFLNPDAWIALVTLTFLEIVLGIDNIIFISIATGKLPEESRKKATKLGMFLAMFMRIALLMGINFLIQMKEPWFTVDWSWFKAGITGQSLILLAGGLFLIYKSTNEIREKVDHKGEEEHDLGKAAAKSFQSVIIQIIMIDLVFSFDSILTAVGMTNGVQGALYIMITAVVISVFIMMQFAVPVGTFVNKNPSIQILGLSFLILIGMMLLTESAHLSNAEIFGSHVTPIPKGYLYFAITFSLFVEVLNMKSSKKK from the coding sequence ATGGAAGTGTTTTTGAATCCGGATGCTTGGATAGCCTTGGTCACTTTGACTTTTCTCGAAATTGTTTTGGGAATTGACAATATTATCTTTATCTCGATTGCCACGGGAAAATTGCCTGAAGAGAGCCGAAAAAAAGCGACAAAATTGGGAATGTTTCTAGCTATGTTTATGCGTATTGCATTATTGATGGGAATTAATTTTCTTATCCAAATGAAAGAGCCTTGGTTTACTGTGGATTGGAGTTGGTTTAAGGCCGGAATTACAGGCCAAAGTTTGATTTTGTTGGCAGGTGGATTGTTTTTAATCTACAAAAGTACCAATGAAATAAGAGAAAAAGTAGACCACAAGGGTGAAGAAGAGCACGACTTAGGAAAAGCCGCGGCAAAATCATTTCAATCGGTGATTATACAAATTATTATGATTGACTTAGTATTCTCCTTTGACAGTATTTTGACTGCTGTGGGTATGACCAATGGCGTACAAGGTGCGTTGTACATTATGATCACAGCCGTAGTAATTTCGGTTTTTATTATGATGCAGTTTGCTGTACCTGTTGGAACATTTGTAAATAAAAATCCATCAATTCAAATTTTGGGACTTTCGTTTTTGATCTTAATCGGAATGATGTTACTAACCGAAAGTGCACATTTATCAAATGCCGAAATTTTTGGTAGTCACGTAACGCCTATTCCTAAAGGATATTTGTACTTTGCCATAACGTTCTCCTTGTTTGTAGAAGTGTTAAATATGAAAAGTAGTAAAAAGAAATAG